From a single Pseudoalteromonas nigrifaciens genomic region:
- a CDS encoding tryptophan halogenase family protein produces MKPIKHVVIAGGGTAGWITAALLNKVLGKVINITLIESSSIGTIGVGEATIPPIIGLNNALGINEQDFIKATNASIKLGIEFENWKTPGHSYMHAFGSFGKDFPFCEFHHFWLKAKQQNHAPDLWDFSVNYQAAKAGKFAHLRNLPNTQLPGLHYAYHFDATLYAKLLKKLAQQRGVKRVEGKIKSVQQCQQSGDIQALTLESGSVIKGDLFIDCTGLSALLIEKTLNTGFEDWSHWLPCDSAVAVQSESANEPVPYTRSIAQNAGWQWQIPLQYRVGNGLVFSSRYLTDDEAKQQLLANLPGKAITEPRVIRFKTGRRRLQWHKNVVAIGLSSGFLEPLKSTSIHLIQTAAIRLIKLFPHNGIKHSQVTTYNLQSKTEIERIRDFIILHYKLTTRTDSAFGRQCQQMSIPETLQQKITLFKQTGKLTREDDELFSEPAWQQVMIGQGLEADDYHPLANALTDEPLLALFSDLKALINHTVEQLPSHSEFLSRMKNN; encoded by the coding sequence ATGAAACCAATAAAACACGTCGTCATTGCAGGCGGTGGAACAGCCGGTTGGATAACCGCAGCACTACTTAATAAAGTATTAGGTAAAGTAATTAATATTACCCTTATTGAATCAAGTAGCATTGGTACTATAGGTGTGGGAGAGGCCACTATTCCTCCTATTATTGGGCTTAATAATGCGCTCGGTATTAATGAGCAAGATTTTATCAAAGCCACTAATGCGTCTATCAAACTGGGTATAGAGTTCGAAAATTGGAAAACACCTGGGCATAGCTACATGCATGCATTTGGCTCGTTTGGTAAAGATTTTCCATTTTGTGAGTTTCATCACTTTTGGCTAAAAGCAAAACAGCAAAACCACGCCCCCGACTTGTGGGATTTTTCTGTTAACTACCAAGCGGCAAAAGCAGGTAAATTCGCCCATTTACGTAATTTGCCTAATACCCAATTACCAGGGTTACATTATGCTTATCATTTTGACGCAACCTTATATGCCAAACTGTTAAAAAAACTTGCGCAGCAGCGCGGTGTTAAACGTGTAGAAGGTAAAATAAAAAGCGTGCAGCAGTGTCAGCAGTCAGGTGATATACAAGCATTAACACTTGAGAGTGGCTCAGTAATTAAGGGCGACTTATTTATTGACTGCACTGGGCTAAGTGCATTATTAATTGAAAAAACCTTAAATACAGGCTTTGAAGACTGGTCGCATTGGCTACCTTGCGACAGCGCAGTAGCAGTGCAAAGTGAATCAGCGAATGAGCCAGTACCTTATACTCGCTCTATTGCCCAAAATGCTGGTTGGCAATGGCAAATACCTTTACAGTACAGAGTTGGTAACGGCTTAGTGTTCTCGAGCCGCTATTTAACAGATGATGAAGCAAAGCAGCAATTACTCGCTAATTTGCCCGGCAAAGCAATAACAGAGCCGCGGGTGATCCGTTTTAAAACGGGGCGCCGACGCTTACAATGGCATAAAAATGTAGTTGCTATTGGACTCTCAAGTGGGTTTTTAGAGCCGTTAAAGTCAACCAGTATTCATTTAATTCAAACAGCGGCTATTCGATTAATTAAGTTGTTTCCGCATAATGGGATTAAACACTCGCAAGTAACTACATATAACCTGCAAAGTAAAACCGAAATAGAACGCATACGCGACTTTATAATTTTACATTATAAGCTTACCACCCGCACAGATAGCGCATTTGGGCGTCAATGTCAGCAAATGAGTATTCCCGAAACTCTGCAACAAAAAATAACCTTGTTCAAGCAAACAGGCAAGCTCACTCGAGAAGACGACGAACTTTTTTCCGAGCCAGCGTGGCAGCAAGTAATGATAGGTCAGGGGCTTGAAGCAGATGATTATCACCCATTAGCCAACGCCCTAACTGATGAGCCGCTGCTCGCATTATTTTCTGATTTAAAAGCTTTGATTAACCACACGGTTGAACAACTCCCTTCCCATAGTGAATTTTTATCTAGGATGAAAAATAATTAA
- a CDS encoding glycoside hydrolase family 13 protein yields MKKLIKALFATTLFTAIPFTATKAQAMSVSPQNWWVGMQNEALQVMLHEPNIAKQQWQLIPYNGVKLISISKTDNPNYAFLNLKITPQAKPGDLVFTSPTGERFEYPLHTRSSNSAKRKGFNSQDTLYLINPDRFVNGDSSNDTAAGMLEAADPKSKGGRHGGDLQGVINALPYLNDLGVTQLWLTPALENNMPSYSYHGYAITDFYNIDPRMGSNELYQELSNKAQQQGIGLVMDFVLNHFGSEHVWMNDKPTSDWINFNGEFANGKHATSHARQTIQDPHASQFDKRQFSDGWFVETMPDLNQRQPLLATYLIQNTIWWIEYANLSGIRVDTYSYSDKAFLANWTKAIMSEYPAFNIVGEEWTTNPAIASYWQAGKNNSDGYTSSLPSVMDFSLQEALIQALNEDESWNTGWVKVYQSLANDFLYPNPNNLLVFADNHDMSRVYTELKQNLNKTKMAMTMLLTTRGIAQMYYGTEVLLDNTGSNDHGDIRIDFPGGFAGQTVNAFTGKGLTNAQRDMHQTLRTLLNFRKQSPALGYGKLTHFSPHQGIYSYARIADEQIVLVFLNKNKQAKNWSLEYMQEVLKLHTTATNLFTKQQINLTDAITLAPMSATVLVIE; encoded by the coding sequence ATGAAAAAGCTAATTAAAGCACTGTTTGCTACAACATTGTTTACTGCAATACCATTTACTGCAACAAAGGCACAGGCCATGTCTGTATCGCCACAAAATTGGTGGGTTGGCATGCAAAATGAGGCATTGCAAGTTATGTTGCATGAGCCAAACATTGCTAAACAACAGTGGCAATTAATCCCCTACAATGGGGTTAAGTTAATCAGTATTAGCAAAACAGATAACCCTAATTATGCGTTTTTAAACCTAAAAATAACGCCGCAAGCAAAGCCTGGTGACTTAGTGTTTACCAGCCCAACGGGTGAGCGCTTTGAATACCCGTTACATACTCGCAGCAGCAACAGTGCCAAGCGTAAAGGCTTTAACAGCCAAGATACCCTTTATTTAATTAACCCAGACCGTTTTGTAAATGGCGATAGCAGTAACGACACCGCAGCAGGCATGTTAGAGGCCGCTGATCCAAAAAGTAAAGGCGGGCGCCACGGTGGCGACTTACAAGGGGTGATCAATGCACTTCCATATTTAAATGATTTAGGGGTAACTCAATTGTGGTTAACCCCAGCGCTTGAAAACAATATGCCAAGCTACTCTTACCATGGTTATGCTATTACTGACTTTTATAATATAGATCCCCGTATGGGCAGTAATGAACTCTACCAAGAGCTGTCAAATAAAGCGCAGCAACAGGGGATTGGTTTAGTGATGGATTTTGTACTTAATCACTTTGGCTCTGAGCATGTGTGGATGAATGACAAGCCAACGTCTGATTGGATTAATTTTAATGGTGAGTTTGCCAATGGTAAACATGCCACTAGTCATGCAAGGCAAACCATTCAAGACCCTCACGCCAGCCAGTTCGATAAACGTCAATTTAGCGATGGCTGGTTTGTAGAAACCATGCCCGATTTAAACCAGCGTCAACCTTTGTTGGCAACCTACCTAATTCAAAACACCATTTGGTGGATTGAGTATGCAAATTTAAGCGGTATTCGAGTAGATACATATTCATACTCAGACAAAGCTTTTTTAGCCAATTGGACCAAAGCAATTATGAGCGAATACCCAGCGTTTAATATTGTTGGTGAAGAGTGGACTACCAATCCAGCAATTGCATCGTATTGGCAAGCGGGCAAAAATAACAGCGACGGTTATACTTCAAGTTTACCCAGTGTGATGGACTTTTCGCTGCAAGAGGCGCTCATTCAAGCTTTAAACGAAGATGAAAGCTGGAACACAGGTTGGGTTAAAGTATACCAATCACTTGCCAATGATTTTTTATACCCTAATCCAAATAACCTTTTAGTATTTGCCGATAACCACGATATGAGCCGTGTTTATACTGAGCTAAAGCAAAATCTAAATAAAACCAAAATGGCGATGACCATGCTGCTTACCACCCGCGGTATTGCACAAATGTATTATGGCACCGAAGTATTACTCGATAACACAGGCAGTAATGACCACGGCGATATTCGTATTGATTTTCCGGGCGGCTTTGCTGGGCAAACAGTTAATGCCTTTACAGGTAAAGGGCTCACAAATGCACAGCGTGATATGCACCAAACCCTACGTACGTTACTTAATTTTAGAAAGCAAAGCCCTGCATTAGGTTATGGCAAGCTAACGCATTTTAGTCCACATCAAGGTATTTACAGTTATGCACGTATAGCCGATGAGCAAATAGTGTTGGTATTTTTGAATAAAAATAAGCAGGCTAAAAATTGGTCATTAGAGTATATGCAAGAGGTGCTTAAGCTGCATACAACAGCAACAAACTTGTTTACTAAGCAGCAAATTAATTTAACTGATGCAATAACATTAGCACCCATGAGTGCCACAGTATTAGTGATAGAGTAA